In Gopherus flavomarginatus isolate rGopFla2 chromosome 1, rGopFla2.mat.asm, whole genome shotgun sequence, a single genomic region encodes these proteins:
- the SCAF11 gene encoding protein SCAF11 isoform X5 — translation MSASEIIFAIDLLPLENPSPAIEMTELTEIHTVIRQKRRELELSSSSVLARVQRNSFMFCEAEAETFLLASSVMPETVFPTHTTPLEKFDSLGKRYAVACTQEGEEKKQASGTSGTRGTRKKTANTTPRRSARNRKTETMSQSHSSPRSSNSGCDAPNDSNSTINVSSADSEKPVLKRKSKRGVKQQVPLVKKKLRSSLRSEKSSSDSVEDDQAAESDTPPVLDKDHLSDIESSNSCLMHKNNAETESANGLESCSERVESEDLTRDCDKEQDTLANSDSGSSSQESPVLALEAQKCEIKDVNKNVTDFENKDVCENILEQIEQSVDNHRDQLLEDSITPTKVDQTLDELPEYPESVAKVVEPLDSPRNELTEHPESIEIDDSEDKEQAANCNTSNIANIKTVQDTETAVLINNISLDINKLDQSLEEEPIPVCEEARTTELLKVNVEQSNKHFNEDNNEMIPMECDSFCSDQAESQIEQPSPVDSIKQEEANSLQQDSENCVSHSGLSDKKDEASSQETECSTEFKKDKKTRTRKSRFHSPSTTWSPSRREAGKSQSPSPKRETVREGRRSRSPDRETAREGRRSPSRSPKRETVRGGRKTPSRSPKRETDREGRRSPSRSRVKDSSPRQKSRSQSKDRDSDRDGQRRDHDRERRNRRWSRSRSRSRSRSRSRTRSKGPSFIRNERDGHSPRWKERWTNDSWRSPRGNDRYKRSEQEKQNENIQKEKDNTEKSTDEQCSSEKHKNDCPDWVMERINSVPETRSRERDKFKDPHWEENRHDNSGHSWNKNFGSGWISNRSRGGRNRVGRGRGGFMYGDQNEDHWQNRKPLSGNSNSSGNETARFPEHQPYRRKSEQDFSFDTPADRSGWTSASSWAVRKTLPADVQNYYSRRGRNSSSPQSGWMRQEDETSEQDPNLKDQTNQPGDGSQLPINMMQQQMNVMPQVNAQHQPMNIFPYPVGVHAPIMNIQHNPFNIHPPLPMHLHTGVPLIQVAAPTSVSQGLPPPPPPPPPSQQVSYIASQPDGKQLQGIPSAPHVSNNMSAPLLPAPTAVLGNVGTVQGPSSGNATSSSHIKTSNAAVKFAEGKVSVTVEASADSSKKDQKLLIQERAAQEVKLAIKPFYQNKDITKEEYKEIVRKAVDKVCHSKSGEVNSAKVANLVKAYVDKYKHSRKKNPEEVVSTERKRE, via the exons ATTCTTTGGGAAAGAGATACGCTGTTGCATGTactcaggaaggagaggagaaaaaacaaGCCTCTGGAACATCTGGTACTAGAGGAACAAGAAAGAAGACTGCAAATACTACTCCTAGAAGATCTGCACGGAACAGAAAAACTGAGACTATGAGTCAATCTCACAGCTCTCCAAGATCAAGTAATTCTGGATGTGATGCCCCCAATGACAGTAACTCAACTATAAATGTTTCTTCTGCAGATTCAGAAAAACCAGTTTTAAAACGGAAGTCTAAAAGAGGAGTTAAACAGCAGGTACCTTTGGTTAAAAAGAAACTTAGAAGTTCTCTGCGTTCTGAAAAATCATCGAGTGATTCAGTGGAAGATGACCAAGCTGCTGAGTCTGATACACCTCCAGTATTAGATAAAGACCACCTGTCAGATATTGAAAGTAGTAACTCTTGCCTTATGCATAAAAATAATGCAGAAACAGAGTCTGCTAATGGCTTGGAAAGCTGCAGTGAACGTGTAGAGAGTGAGGATCTTACCAGAGACTGTGACAAAGAACAGGATACCCTAGCAAATTCAGATTCAGGGTCTTCTAGCCAAGAATCTCCTGTGTTAGCCTTAGAGGCTCAGAAATGTGAAATAAAAGAtgttaataaaaatgttacagaTTTTGAAAATAAAGATGTTTGTGAAAATATTCTTGAACAAATAGAACAGTCAGTGGATAATCACAGAGATCAATTACTTGAGGATTCAATAACACCTACGAAAGTAGATCAGACATTAGATGAATTGCCTGAGTATCCAGAATCTGTGGCAAAAGTAGTTGAGCCTTTAGATAGCCCCAGAAATGAATTGACTGAGCATCCAGAATCCATAGAAATTGATGATTCTGAGGACAAAGAACAGGCAGCAAATTGTAACACTTCAAATATTGCGAACATAAAAACTGTTCAAGACACTGAAACAGCtgtattaataaataatatttctctAGACATTAACAAATTGGACCAGTCTTTAGAAGAGGAGCCCATACCTGTATGTGAAGAGGCCAGAACTACAGAGTTACTCAAGGTGAATGTTGAACAATCTAATAAACACTTTAATGAGGATAACAATGAAATGATACCAATGGAATGTGACTCATTTTGCAGTGACCAGGCTGAATCTCAAATTGAACAGCCATCACCAGTTGATAGTATAAAACAAGAGGAGGCAAACTCATTGCAGCAAGATTCTGAAAACTGTGTATCACACTCAGGTCTTTCTGACAAAAAAGATGAAGCTTCTTCTCAAGAAACAGAATGCtcaacagaatttaaaaaagataaaaagacTCGAACTAGAAAGTCTAGATTTCACTCTCCATCAACAACTTGGTCTCCTTCTAGGAGAGAGGCTGGGAAATCTCAGTCACCATCTCCCAAAAGAGAGACTGTCAGGGAGGGCAGGAGGTCTCGGTCACCCGACAGGGAAACTGCCAGGGAGGGCAGGCGATCTCCTTCTCGGTCTCCAAAAAGAGAGACTGTTAGAGGGGGCAGGAAAACGCCATCTCGGTCTCCTAAAAGGGAGACTGACAGGGAAGGCAGGAGATCTCCTTCTCGGTCAAGAGTTAAAGATTCCTCTCCAAGGCAAAAATCTAGGTCTCAAAGTAAAGACAGGGATAGTGATAGAGATGGACAAAGGAGAGATCAtgacagagagagaagaaataggAGATGGTCAAGATCCCGGTCACGATCTAGATCAAGATCCAGATCAAGAACAAGAAGTAAGGGTCCTTCATTCATTAGGAATGAGAGAGATGGTCACTCTCCTCGGTGGAAAGAGAGATGGACAAATGACAGCTGGAGAAGTCCCAGAGGAAATGATAGATACAAAAGAAGTGAACAGGAGAAACAGAATGAaaatatacaaaaagaaaaagacaatacAGAGAAAAGTACTGATGAGCAATGTTCTTCTGAAAAGCATAAGAATGATTGTCCAGACTGGGTAATGGAAAGGATAAATTCTGTTCCCGAAaccaggagcagagagagagacaaatttaAAGACCCACACTGGGAAGAAAATAGACATGATAATTCAGGACATTCTTGGAATAAAAACTTTGGTTCAGGTTGGATTTCAAATCGCAGCAGAGGTGGCCGTAACAGAGTTGGCCGTGGCAGAGGTGGTTTCATGTATGGAGACCAGAATGAAGACCACTGGCAAAATAGAAAACCCCTCTCAGGAAACTCAAATAGTTCTGGGAATGAGACTGCAAGGTTCCCAGAACATCAACCATACAGGCGTAAGAGTGAACAAGATTTTTCTTTTGATACGCCTGCTGATAGGTCTGGGTGGACATCTGCATCTAGTTGGGCTGTAAGAAAGACTTTACCTGCAGATGTACAGAACTATTATTCAAGAAGAGGGAGAAATTCCTCAAGTCCGCAGTCTGGATGGATGAGGCAAGAAGATGAAACATCTGAGCAAG ATCCAAACCTCAAAGACCAAACAAACCAACCAGGTGATGGCTCTCAGCTACCAATAAATATGATGCAACAACAAATGAATGTAATGCCACAAGTGAATGCACAACACCAGCCTATGAATATCTTCCCATATCCAGTGGGTGTTCATGCTCCTATTATGAACATCCAACACAATCCATTTAACATTCACCCTCCGCTGCCCATGCATCTCCATACAGGAGTACCTCTCATACAGGTAGCTGCTCCTACCAGTGTGTCTCAGGGATTaccaccacctccacctcctcccccaccatctcAGCAAGTCAGCTACATTGCTTCACAACCAGATGGAAAACAATTGCAG GGTATTCCTAGTGCTCCTCATGTAAGTAATAACATGAGTGCACCACTCTTGCCTGCTCCAACAGCAGTCCTGGGAAATGTGGGAACAGTTCAGGGACCAAGTTCTGGTAATGCAACATCATCAAGTCACATCAAAACCTCTAATGCTGCTGTAAAATTTGCAGAAGGCAAAGTAAGTGTTACGGTGGAAGCCAGCGCAGATAGCTCGAAGAAAGACCAG AAATTGTTAATTCAGGAAAGAGCAGCACAAGAGGTAAAACTGGctattaaacctttctaccagaATAAAGATATTACCAAGGAGGAATATAAAGAAATTGTGCGGAAAGCAGTAGATAAA GTTTGTCATAGCAAGAGTGGAGAAGTCAATTCTGCAAAAGTGGCGAATCTAGTGAAAGCATATGTAGACAAATACAAACATTCACGGAAGAAAAATCCAGAGGAAGTAGTCTCtactgaaagaaagagagagtaa